The Bacteroides sp. genome has a window encoding:
- a CDS encoding ABC transporter ATP-binding protein — protein MDRKPLLTVENLSVEFTTDQGKTQAVKQVSFSLDAGETMGLVGESGSGKSVTSLAIMGLLSRRTAKVSSGNIWFEHPEGGRIDLLQLGDSQMQQVRGRHIGMIFQEPMTSLNPVKRCGEQVEEVLLWHRQAGPAEARKRVMKLFEEVRLPQPERIFKAYPHQLSGGQRQRVMIAMAIACNPRLLIADEPTTALDVTVQNSILVLLKQLQQSHGMSVIFITHDLGVVSRIAARAAVMLKGSIVEEGSIEKIFKSATHPYTRALVACRPGSGDRPLRLPVVNDFLEAGDALPEVIIEALSDREKRHQRIYAQEPVLEVKTLTTRFVTKRSFFGKAMKHHRAVDGVSFSVYAGETLGLVGESGCGKTTLGRSIMRLVEPSAGQVFYKGRDLSTLPPRALKKFRPRLQIIFQDPYSSLTPGLSIGKAILEPMRVHGILGNDKARREKVMDLLEKVGLEAGHFSRYPHEFSGGQRQRIAIARALALEPEFIICDESVSALDVSVQAQVLNLLNTLKAEFNLTYIFISHDLSVVRYMADRILVMREGKMVELGEADALYARPSQDYTRKLIQSIPQPLH, from the coding sequence ATGGATCGAAAACCCTTATTGACGGTGGAAAACCTTTCGGTGGAATTTACTACCGATCAAGGGAAGACGCAGGCAGTAAAACAGGTCAGCTTTTCATTGGATGCCGGGGAAACGATGGGCCTGGTAGGTGAATCAGGTTCTGGCAAGTCAGTCACCTCACTGGCCATTATGGGCCTTTTGAGCCGCCGCACGGCAAAGGTCAGCTCGGGAAATATCTGGTTTGAACACCCTGAAGGGGGGCGCATCGATCTGCTGCAGCTCGGTGATTCGCAGATGCAACAGGTCAGGGGTCGTCATATCGGGATGATCTTCCAGGAGCCCATGACCTCGCTCAACCCGGTGAAGCGCTGTGGCGAACAGGTGGAGGAAGTCCTGCTGTGGCACCGCCAGGCCGGGCCGGCCGAAGCCCGGAAAAGGGTCATGAAGTTATTTGAAGAAGTGAGGCTGCCTCAGCCTGAAAGGATCTTTAAGGCTTATCCACACCAGCTTTCGGGCGGGCAACGCCAGCGGGTGATGATTGCCATGGCCATCGCCTGCAACCCCCGTCTCCTCATTGCCGATGAACCCACCACTGCCCTGGATGTCACCGTACAGAACAGTATCCTGGTGTTGTTGAAGCAATTACAGCAAAGCCATGGGATGTCGGTCATTTTCATCACGCACGACCTGGGGGTGGTCTCGCGCATTGCGGCCCGGGCAGCGGTGATGCTCAAGGGAAGCATCGTGGAAGAGGGCAGCATAGAAAAAATATTCAAATCGGCCACGCATCCTTATACGCGTGCCCTGGTGGCTTGCCGGCCGGGTAGTGGCGACCGCCCCCTGAGGTTACCTGTTGTAAACGATTTCCTTGAAGCCGGCGATGCCTTGCCCGAGGTGATTATTGAAGCCCTTTCTGATCGCGAAAAACGCCACCAGCGAATTTATGCGCAGGAGCCGGTACTGGAGGTAAAAACACTGACAACGCGTTTTGTAACCAAGCGCAGTTTCTTTGGCAAGGCAATGAAGCATCACCGCGCAGTGGACGGGGTCAGCTTTTCGGTCTATGCCGGAGAGACGCTGGGTCTTGTCGGGGAGTCGGGCTGCGGCAAGACCACCCTGGGGCGAAGCATCATGCGGCTGGTGGAGCCCTCGGCAGGGCAGGTCTTTTATAAGGGCCGCGACCTTTCGACGCTCCCGCCAAGGGCGTTAAAAAAGTTCAGGCCGCGCTTACAGATTATTTTCCAGGATCCTTATTCGTCCCTAACCCCGGGCTTGTCAATCGGCAAGGCCATCTTAGAGCCTATGCGGGTGCATGGCATCCTTGGCAACGATAAGGCGCGCAGGGAGAAAGTGATGGACCTGCTGGAAAAGGTGGGGCTGGAAGCAGGTCACTTTTCGAGATACCCCCACGAATTTTCGGGCGGGCAGCGGCAACGCATCGCCATTGCGCGTGCCCTGGCCCTCGAACCTGAATTCATCATCTGCGATGAGTCCGTCTCAGCCCTCGACGTCTCAGTACAGGCCCAGGTGCTCAACCTGCTGAATACACTCAAGGCAGAGTTCAACCTGACTTATATATTTATCTCACACGACCTCTCCGTGGTGAGGTACATGGCCGACCGCATCCTGGTGATGCGTGAAGGAAAAATGGTTGAACTGGGCGAGGCTGATGCCCTATATGCCCGGCCTTCACAGGATTATACCCGTAAACTCATCCAATCCATCCCTCAGCCCCTGCATTAG
- a CDS encoding aminopeptidase P family protein encodes MFETKTYVNRRKKLRESLKDGIVLILGNGDVPMNYAGNTYHFRQDSNFLYFFGIDHQDLAGVIDLDNNVEYLFGDDVSIDDIIWMGPQPLLKDKAEKVGVRNTMPFDELFRFLKNSMEADRKIHFLPPYRAENKILLNKMLGIPVEQLKALASVELIKAVVALREIKEPEEVDEIEKAIETGYKMHTTAMKMAKPGVYEREIAGVVEGIALSGGGSLSFPIILSKHGETLHNHYHGNKLEAGDLMVVDTGCETTMRYASDHTRTIPVGGKFSQRQKEIYEIVLEANVKAIEAIKPGVTYKSIHMLAITIIGEGLKKLGLMKGDISKAVELAATALFMPHGLGHMMGLDVHDMEDLGENFVGYDDEVKRSDLFGTAYLRLGKRLKPGFVLTVEPGIYFIPALIEQWEKEGKFTEFINYDKVKEYIGFGGIRIEDDVLVTDDGYRVLGPLIPKTVADVESLMV; translated from the coding sequence ATGTTCGAAACAAAAACCTATGTAAATCGCAGGAAGAAACTCCGCGAAAGCCTCAAGGACGGTATTGTACTGATCCTGGGCAACGGCGATGTCCCCATGAACTACGCCGGCAACACCTATCATTTCAGGCAGGACAGCAATTTCCTGTATTTCTTTGGCATTGACCACCAGGACCTGGCAGGGGTGATCGATTTGGATAACAACGTTGAATATCTGTTTGGCGATGATGTTTCTATCGATGATATCATTTGGATGGGCCCCCAACCCCTTTTAAAAGATAAGGCCGAAAAAGTAGGCGTGCGCAATACCATGCCTTTTGATGAGCTCTTCAGATTCCTGAAAAACAGCATGGAAGCAGATCGCAAGATCCATTTCCTGCCTCCTTACCGGGCTGAGAACAAGATCCTGCTGAATAAAATGCTGGGTATCCCTGTCGAGCAACTCAAGGCCCTTGCTTCCGTTGAGTTGATCAAGGCGGTGGTGGCCCTGCGCGAAATCAAGGAACCCGAAGAGGTGGACGAAATTGAAAAGGCCATCGAGACAGGCTACAAGATGCATACCACCGCCATGAAAATGGCCAAGCCCGGCGTTTATGAGCGAGAAATTGCCGGCGTGGTCGAAGGCATTGCCCTCTCAGGTGGCGGCTCACTGTCGTTCCCCATCATCCTGAGCAAACACGGGGAGACCCTTCACAACCATTACCACGGCAACAAGCTCGAGGCTGGCGACCTGATGGTGGTTGATACAGGTTGCGAAACCACCATGCGCTATGCCAGCGACCATACGCGCACCATCCCCGTAGGCGGTAAGTTCAGCCAGCGCCAGAAAGAGATCTATGAAATCGTTCTGGAAGCTAATGTGAAAGCCATTGAAGCTATAAAACCCGGGGTGACTTACAAGAGCATCCACATGCTGGCCATTACCATCATCGGCGAAGGCCTCAAAAAACTGGGACTGATGAAAGGCGATATTTCCAAAGCCGTTGAATTGGCCGCCACCGCCCTGTTTATGCCCCACGGACTGGGCCATATGATGGGACTGGATGTGCACGATATGGAAGACCTGGGCGAGAACTTCGTGGGTTATGATGACGAAGTGAAGCGCTCCGATCTGTTTGGCACCGCTTACCTGCGTCTCGGTAAACGGCTAAAGCCCGGATTTGTGCTCACCGTTGAACCCGGAATCTATTTCATCCCCGCCCTGATTGAGCAATGGGAAAAAGAAGGAAAATTCACCGAGTTCATCAATTACGATAAGGTGAAGGAATATATCGGCTTCGGAGGGATTCGCATCGAAGACGATGTGCTGGTGACCGATGACGGCTACAGGGTGCTTGGTCCCCTGATTCCCAAGACCGTTGCTGATGTGGAAAGCCTTATGGTCTGA
- a CDS encoding aminopeptidase P N-terminal domain-containing protein produces the protein MKYLPIDSSIFFNNRKNFTEKLAPGSVAFILSNDEQPRSADQFFPFRQNPDFLYLTGIDQEKSILMLFPDSPNPALREVLFLLETNEHIAVWEGHKYTKDEATEASGIQSVLWLPAFEAMMKEAMVYAENVYLNTIENSRYPGEHNYRSLRFAHDLMKRYPLHHYRRANPIITAQRLVKSPGELELMQKAIDITTGAYLRVLKFVKPGVMEYEVEAEVVHEYIRNRATGHSFYPIVASGANACVLHYVANNQECRDGDLLLLDTGAEYANYAGDMTRTFPVNGRFTKRQKEVYNACLRVLKEARQMLLVGTHIDAYHKEVMKVMEKELLGLGLITRHDIEKQDPANPALKKYYPHGTSHFMGLDVHDEGHRFEPFRPGMVLSCEPGIYIPEEGIGIRIENDILITENGPKDLTAGVPVEVEEIEDIMNS, from the coding sequence ATGAAATACTTGCCAATTGACAGCAGCATCTTTTTCAACAACCGGAAAAACTTTACTGAAAAATTAGCCCCGGGCTCCGTTGCTTTCATTCTTTCCAATGATGAGCAGCCCCGCAGTGCCGACCAGTTTTTCCCGTTCAGGCAGAATCCAGACTTCTTATACCTCACTGGCATTGACCAGGAAAAGAGCATCCTGATGCTGTTTCCCGACAGCCCCAACCCCGCACTGCGTGAGGTGTTGTTTTTGCTTGAGACCAATGAGCACATCGCCGTTTGGGAAGGCCATAAGTATACCAAGGATGAGGCTACCGAGGCTTCGGGCATTCAATCGGTGCTTTGGCTGCCCGCTTTCGAGGCGATGATGAAGGAAGCGATGGTTTATGCTGAGAATGTTTACCTCAACACCATCGAGAATTCCCGCTACCCCGGCGAGCATAATTACCGCAGCCTTCGCTTTGCCCACGACCTGATGAAACGCTACCCCCTGCACCACTACCGCAGGGCCAACCCCATCATCACCGCCCAGCGCCTGGTAAAGTCACCGGGAGAACTGGAGCTGATGCAAAAGGCCATTGACATTACCACCGGGGCTTACCTCAGGGTGCTGAAGTTTGTGAAACCAGGGGTGATGGAATATGAGGTGGAGGCTGAGGTGGTGCATGAATATATCCGCAACCGAGCTACGGGCCATTCCTTTTACCCCATCGTGGCCTCGGGCGCCAATGCTTGCGTGCTTCACTATGTGGCCAACAACCAGGAATGCCGCGATGGCGACCTGCTCCTTCTCGACACCGGGGCCGAATATGCCAACTATGCAGGCGATATGACGCGCACCTTTCCTGTTAATGGCCGTTTCACTAAGCGCCAGAAAGAAGTTTACAATGCCTGCCTGCGCGTCCTGAAGGAAGCCCGGCAAATGCTCTTGGTGGGCACCCATATCGATGCCTATCACAAGGAAGTGATGAAGGTGATGGAAAAGGAACTCCTGGGACTGGGGCTGATCACCCGTCACGACATCGAAAAACAGGACCCGGCCAATCCCGCCCTCAAAAAATATTATCCCCACGGCACCTCCCATTTCATGGGCCTCGATGTGCACGACGAAGGCCACCGCTTCGAGCCCTTCCGGCCGGGTATGGTCCTTTCGTGCGAGCCCGGCATTTATATCCCCGAAGAGGGCATTGGCATCCGCATCGAAAACGACATCCTCATCACCGAAAACGGCCCCAAAGACCTGACAGCAGGCGTGCCCGTCGAGGTGGAGGAGATCGAGGATATTATGAACAGCTAA
- a CDS encoding succinate dehydrogenase cytochrome b subunit produces the protein MKQSILKLSSVSHKTILALAGLFLMLFLCTHLLTNLLLLTGDSQAFDSAVEFLSSNPLIKVVEYVLFAGFIIHILMGITVWINNTRARPVKYYVAQNSETSYFSKFMIHTGLIIFVFLVIHLVNFFFVKLGWVDVPDYASGSHDFYSMAEVLFSDPLYVIIYLVCFIFLGFHLKHAFQSAFQTLGLNHDKYFPAIKVIGTIYALVISIGFSIIPIYFLFFH, from the coding sequence ATGAAACAATCGATTTTAAAGCTATCATCAGTGAGCCATAAGACAATACTGGCTCTGGCAGGCTTGTTCCTGATGCTGTTTCTATGCACGCATTTACTGACCAATCTGTTGCTGCTAACGGGCGACAGCCAGGCATTTGATAGTGCCGTGGAGTTCCTCAGCAGCAATCCCCTGATCAAGGTGGTTGAGTACGTTTTATTTGCTGGGTTCATCATTCATATCCTGATGGGCATCACGGTATGGATCAACAACACCCGGGCACGCCCAGTAAAGTATTATGTGGCGCAGAACTCCGAGACTTCTTATTTCTCGAAGTTTATGATTCACACCGGTTTGATCATCTTTGTGTTCCTGGTTATCCACCTGGTTAACTTCTTTTTCGTGAAGTTGGGATGGGTCGATGTTCCCGATTATGCCAGTGGCTCACATGATTTTTATTCGATGGCTGAGGTGTTGTTCAGCGATCCTTTATACGTGATCATTTATTTGGTTTGCTTTATATTCCTGGGATTTCACCTCAAGCACGCCTTCCAGTCGGCCTTTCAGACCCTGGGCTTGAATCACGACAAGTATTTCCCTGCCATCAAGGTCATCGGTACCATCTACGCCCTGGTGATCAGCATAGGTTTTAGCATCATTCCAATTTATTTCCTGTTCTTCCATTAA
- a CDS encoding fumarate reductase/succinate dehydrogenase flavoprotein subunit: MIKLDSKIPEGPIAEKWSKHKNSLRLVNPANKKKLEIIVVGTGLAGASAASSLGELGYNVKVFCFQDTPRRAHSVAAQGGINAAKNYKNDGDSVHRLFYDMVKGGDYRAREANVYRAAEVSNQVIDHYTALGVPFARDYGGALDNRSFGGVQVSRTFYAKGQTGQQCLLGTYSSLSRQIAKGRVKMYSRRDMLDVVVIDGKARGIITRNLITGEIERHGAHAVVLATGGYGTVFYLSTLALGSNATAAWSAHKKGALFANPSFIQIHPTSIPVLNDYQCKLTLMSESLRNDGRVWVPKEKGDKRHPNSITEEERDYYLERRYPAFGNLVPRDVASRAAKERCDAGYGVGDTGLSVYLDFKDSIAKQGQKAIQDKYGNLFEMYEKITGINPYNEPMRIYPAGHYTMGGLWVDYNLMTTIPGLYAIGESNFSDHGANRLGASSLMQCSGDGYFILPYTISDYLADDIRTPKTDTNHLEFERAEKEVKDRIDRLMAVNGTQTTSSFHKRLGKILWDHCGMFRNAEGLKKGRELLDQLEEEFWKEIKIPGTPDELNQELEKAIKVADFFEVGRLMIEDALARNESCGAHFREEYQTEQGEAKRDDANYAYVAAWEYHGHAKKPALHKEPLKFEFVELKERSYK; the protein is encoded by the coding sequence ATGATAAAGCTTGATTCGAAAATACCCGAAGGTCCCATTGCAGAAAAGTGGAGCAAACACAAAAATTCGCTCCGGCTGGTGAACCCTGCCAATAAGAAAAAACTGGAGATCATTGTGGTGGGCACCGGTTTAGCCGGGGCATCAGCAGCGAGTTCGCTGGGCGAGCTGGGCTACAATGTGAAGGTGTTCTGTTTCCAGGATACCCCTCGCCGGGCACACTCGGTAGCCGCCCAGGGAGGTATCAATGCCGCCAAGAATTACAAGAACGATGGTGATTCGGTGCACCGCCTGTTTTATGATATGGTCAAAGGAGGCGATTACCGGGCCCGCGAAGCCAACGTTTACCGTGCGGCCGAAGTAAGCAACCAGGTCATTGACCATTACACCGCTCTGGGGGTACCCTTTGCCCGCGACTACGGCGGAGCGCTCGACAACCGTTCGTTTGGCGGGGTGCAGGTTTCACGTACCTTTTACGCCAAGGGGCAAACAGGCCAGCAATGCCTGCTGGGGACCTATTCCTCGCTAAGCAGGCAGATCGCCAAAGGACGGGTGAAGATGTATTCGCGCCGCGACATGCTCGATGTGGTAGTGATCGATGGCAAGGCAAGGGGTATCATTACCCGCAACCTGATCACCGGCGAAATAGAACGCCATGGCGCCCACGCCGTGGTACTGGCCACGGGAGGCTATGGAACGGTTTTCTACCTTTCGACCCTTGCCCTGGGCAGCAATGCTACCGCAGCCTGGAGCGCACACAAGAAGGGGGCTCTGTTTGCCAATCCCAGTTTCATCCAGATCCACCCCACCAGCATCCCCGTGCTCAACGATTACCAGTGCAAGCTGACGCTGATGTCGGAATCGCTGCGTAATGACGGACGGGTCTGGGTGCCCAAAGAAAAAGGCGACAAGCGCCATCCAAACAGCATTACCGAAGAAGAACGCGACTATTACCTTGAACGCCGCTATCCTGCTTTCGGAAACCTGGTGCCACGCGACGTAGCCTCCAGGGCTGCCAAAGAACGCTGTGATGCCGGCTATGGCGTTGGCGATACCGGCCTTTCGGTGTATCTCGACTTTAAGGACTCCATTGCCAAACAAGGCCAGAAGGCCATCCAGGACAAGTATGGCAACCTGTTTGAAATGTATGAAAAGATCACCGGCATCAACCCCTACAACGAACCCATGCGGATCTATCCTGCAGGGCATTACACCATGGGCGGGCTGTGGGTCGATTACAACCTGATGACGACCATTCCGGGACTCTATGCCATCGGCGAAAGCAACTTCTCTGACCACGGGGCGAACCGGCTCGGGGCCAGTTCGCTGATGCAATGCTCGGGCGACGGGTATTTTATCCTGCCATACACCATCAGTGACTACCTGGCCGATGACATCCGCACCCCGAAAACCGACACCAATCATTTGGAATTTGAAAGGGCTGAGAAAGAGGTGAAGGACCGTATCGATCGCTTGATGGCAGTGAACGGTACCCAAACCACCTCTTCCTTCCACAAGCGATTGGGCAAGATCCTTTGGGACCATTGCGGGATGTTCCGCAACGCGGAAGGCCTGAAAAAAGGACGCGAGTTGCTCGATCAGCTGGAAGAGGAGTTCTGGAAGGAGATCAAAATCCCCGGGACGCCTGATGAACTTAACCAGGAGCTGGAAAAAGCCATTAAAGTGGCTGATTTCTTTGAAGTGGGACGCCTGATGATAGAAGATGCACTGGCCAGAAACGAAAGCTGCGGGGCGCATTTCAGGGAGGAATACCAAACCGAACAGGGTGAAGCCAAACGCGACGATGCCAATTACGCTTACGTGGCTGCCTGGGAATACCATGGACACGCGAAAAAGCCAGCCCTGCACAAAGAACCCCTGAAGTTCGAATTTGTTGAGCTCAAGGAAAGGAGTTATAAATAA
- a CDS encoding succinate dehydrogenase/fumarate reductase iron-sulfur subunit → MDIKLKIWRQKNATTKGRFEDYELSDVSPEMSFLEMLDYLNKQLIEEGKEPVTFEHDCREGICGTCGLYINGRPHGPQQHTTTCELHMRAFKDGDTIVVEPWRSKAFPIIKDLAVDRSAFDKIMQAGGFVNIATGSAPEANSIPINKKISDRAFDASVCIGCGACVAACKNSSAMLFVAAKVSQFALLPQGKVEAADRVQRMVEKMDELGFGFCSNTYACEFDCPKGISVEFIAQMNREFLSAKLCSHKGH, encoded by the coding sequence ATGGATATTAAACTGAAAATATGGCGTCAGAAAAACGCCACCACCAAGGGAAGGTTCGAAGATTACGAACTCAGTGATGTTTCGCCCGAAATGTCTTTTCTTGAAATGCTTGATTATTTGAACAAGCAACTCATTGAAGAGGGAAAAGAGCCTGTCACTTTTGAGCACGATTGCCGTGAAGGCATTTGCGGTACTTGCGGACTATACATCAACGGCCGTCCCCACGGTCCCCAGCAGCATACCACGACCTGTGAACTACATATGCGGGCCTTTAAGGACGGAGATACCATTGTCGTTGAGCCCTGGCGTTCAAAGGCTTTCCCCATCATCAAGGACCTTGCCGTTGACCGCAGCGCTTTTGACAAGATCATGCAGGCAGGTGGCTTTGTCAATATTGCCACCGGATCAGCCCCTGAGGCCAACAGCATCCCCATCAATAAAAAGATCTCTGACCGCGCTTTTGATGCCTCTGTATGCATTGGTTGCGGGGCCTGTGTGGCGGCCTGCAAGAACTCTTCTGCCATGCTTTTTGTGGCAGCCAAGGTGTCGCAGTTCGCCCTCCTGCCCCAGGGAAAGGTGGAAGCCGCCGATCGGGTGCAGCGCATGGTCGAAAAGATGGACGAACTGGGCTTTGGCTTTTGCTCAAACACCTACGCCTGTGAATTCGACTGCCCAAAGGGCATTTCCGTTGAATTCATTGCCCAGATGAATCGTGAATTCCTTTCCGCAAAGTTATGCTCGCATAAAGGTCATTAG
- a CDS encoding metalloregulator ArsR/SmtB family transcription factor has protein sequence MATQKLDPKKLEEAASKLRAIAHPMRIAIISLLERKDQMNVTEIYETLKIEQASASHHLNILKTKGVLDSRRAGKNTFYFLKQNALEQIIDCINRCH, from the coding sequence ATGGCAACCCAGAAACTTGATCCTAAAAAATTGGAAGAAGCGGCGAGCAAGCTTAGGGCAATCGCACATCCAATGCGTATTGCTATCATTAGTCTGCTTGAAAGAAAAGACCAGATGAATGTCACCGAGATATACGAGACCTTAAAAATTGAACAAGCCTCGGCCTCGCACCATTTGAACATTCTGAAAACCAAAGGCGTTCTGGATTCACGTCGCGCCGGGAAAAACACGTTTTATTTCCTCAAGCAGAATGCGCTGGAGCAGATTATTGACTGCATCAATCGCTGCCACTAA
- a CDS encoding DUF1573 domain-containing protein, producing the protein MKKVSFLFCILVFSTTMLFGQTAGPKFEYLEESVDLGTYYTDSLDVIKMDIEFLNSGDQPLVVSSVRGCCGTRITSWTKEPVKPGEKGVITAEFRPAPRVHNISRVVTAMSNDPSGQKVFRIRGKVQERPGFNPEPAAKAPAAR; encoded by the coding sequence ATGAAAAAGGTTTCTTTTCTTTTTTGCATTCTGGTGTTCAGCACCACCATGCTTTTTGGACAAACTGCAGGCCCAAAGTTTGAATATCTTGAGGAATCTGTTGATCTCGGGACTTATTACACCGACAGCCTGGATGTAATAAAAATGGATATTGAATTTTTGAACTCCGGCGATCAGCCCCTTGTCGTAAGTTCGGTCAGGGGTTGCTGCGGGACGCGCATCACCAGCTGGACCAAGGAACCTGTCAAGCCAGGTGAGAAAGGCGTCATTACTGCTGAGTTCCGTCCTGCGCCACGCGTCCACAACATTAGCCGGGTAGTAACCGCCATGTCAAATGACCCATCGGGCCAAAAGGTATTCCGGATCCGTGGAAAAGTGCAAGAGCGTCCAGGATTTAACCCTGAGCCAGCAGCCAAAGCGCCTGCCGCAAGGTAA
- a CDS encoding BT_3928 family protein, giving the protein MRILLWIARVMFGLVFVFSGFVKAIDPLGSTYKFQDYFLSFGMEGLFPFALPLAIMLSTLEFLIGVNTLLGIKMKATAWGGLLFMLFFTPLTLYVALFNPVPDCGCFGDALVISNWETFYKNIVFLAAAILIFIYRKKIKPFWSERKDWYLSGVVALLGVLISVYCLRNLPLIDFRPWKVGNNVLELMTPEPEEADIYLIFENEQTGETKEYPATDYPWDDEEWNKVWKFKDQRREITKPYVPAPIDGFSIHDEYGDDYSEIYIGNPDYQFLLVVYDLEGANTKAFERKINPLATAAEADGHSFIALTGTPYDNIDSFRHTHQTPFRFYNADGTMLKTIIRSNPGLVLMKDGVVLAKWAHRNIPDYETIKEKYIQ; this is encoded by the coding sequence ATGCGAATACTGCTTTGGATTGCCCGCGTAATGTTTGGGCTCGTCTTTGTCTTCTCAGGCTTTGTGAAAGCCATCGACCCCCTGGGTTCCACCTATAAGTTTCAGGATTATTTCCTTTCCTTTGGAATGGAAGGGCTGTTCCCCTTTGCACTGCCTTTGGCTATTATGCTCAGCACGCTTGAGTTTCTGATTGGAGTCAATACCCTGCTGGGCATTAAAATGAAGGCTACCGCCTGGGGCGGACTATTGTTTATGCTGTTCTTCACCCCCCTGACGTTGTATGTAGCCCTTTTTAATCCTGTGCCCGACTGTGGTTGCTTCGGTGATGCCCTGGTGATCAGCAACTGGGAGACCTTTTACAAGAACATTGTCTTTTTGGCAGCAGCCATCCTGATCTTCATCTATCGTAAAAAAATCAAACCCTTCTGGTCAGAACGCAAGGACTGGTACCTTTCGGGTGTGGTAGCCTTGCTGGGCGTGCTGATTTCGGTCTATTGCCTGCGCAACCTGCCTTTGATCGACTTCCGTCCCTGGAAGGTGGGTAATAACGTGCTGGAGCTGATGACTCCCGAGCCCGAAGAAGCCGACATCTATCTCATCTTCGAGAACGAACAAACCGGCGAGACCAAAGAATACCCGGCTACTGACTACCCCTGGGACGATGAGGAATGGAACAAGGTGTGGAAATTCAAGGACCAGCGCCGCGAGATCACAAAGCCATACGTGCCGGCTCCCATTGATGGCTTCTCCATCCATGATGAATATGGCGATGACTATAGCGAGATATATATTGGCAATCCTGATTACCAGTTCCTCCTTGTAGTATATGATCTGGAAGGCGCTAACACCAAAGCTTTTGAACGAAAGATAAACCCCCTTGCAACTGCTGCAGAAGCCGATGGCCACTCATTCATAGCGCTGACCGGCACACCATACGATAATATTGACTCCTTCAGGCACACCCATCAGACCCCATTCAGGTTTTACAATGCTGACGGGACGATGCTGAAAACCATCATCCGTTCCAATCCAGGCCTCGTTCTGATGAAGGATGGCGTAGTGCTGGCCAAGTGGGCCCACCGCAACATCCCCGACTACGAGACCATTAAGGAAAAATACATTCAATAA
- a CDS encoding nucleoside deaminase: MGLSVFSDDHFMGEALKEAQKAFDADEVPVGAVIVCQGRIIARAHNLTERLTDVTAHAEMQAITAAANFLGGKYLTDCTLFVTVEPCLMCAGALNWAQIAKVVYGADDEKKGFSTYHSNPFHPKTEVVKGIRAAECGALMKDFFRKKRG; encoded by the coding sequence ATGGGGCTAAGTGTTTTTTCGGATGATCATTTTATGGGTGAGGCCCTCAAGGAGGCCCAAAAAGCTTTTGATGCCGATGAGGTGCCTGTTGGGGCCGTCATTGTTTGTCAGGGGCGCATCATAGCCCGCGCGCACAACCTCACAGAACGCCTGACCGATGTTACGGCCCATGCCGAGATGCAGGCCATTACGGCTGCGGCGAACTTCCTGGGCGGGAAATACCTGACTGACTGCACGCTTTTTGTGACCGTTGAGCCCTGCCTGATGTGTGCCGGGGCCCTCAACTGGGCGCAGATCGCTAAAGTGGTCTATGGCGCTGATGATGAGAAGAAAGGATTTTCCACCTATCATTCCAACCCCTTCCACCCGAAAACGGAGGTGGTAAAAGGCATCAGGGCCGCAGAATGTGGAGCCCTGATGAAAGATTTCTTCCGGAAAAAGCGTGGCTGA